One genomic segment of Mycolicibacterium gilvum includes these proteins:
- the arsC gene encoding arsenate reductase (glutaredoxin) (This arsenate reductase requires both glutathione and glutaredoxin to convert arsenate to arsenite, after which the efflux transporter formed by ArsA and ArsB can extrude the arsenite from the cell, providing resistance.) — MARILHNPKCSTSRKTLDLLRDNGIEPEIVLYLKTPPTRAELETMIRDAGIDVRSAVRKRESLYTELGLNSADDDALLDAMAEHPILIERPFVITDKGTRLARPLDNVREIL; from the coding sequence GTGGCGCGCATTCTGCACAACCCCAAGTGCTCGACCTCACGCAAGACGTTGGACCTGCTGCGCGACAACGGAATCGAACCCGAGATCGTGCTCTACCTGAAGACGCCGCCGACGCGGGCCGAACTCGAGACGATGATCCGCGACGCCGGCATCGACGTGCGGTCCGCGGTGCGCAAACGCGAATCGCTCTATACCGAACTGGGTCTGAATTCGGCCGACGACGACGCATTGCTCGACGCGATGGCCGAACACCCCATCCTCATCGAGCGTCCGTTCGTGATCACGGACAAGGGCACCCGCCTGGCCCGGCCGCTCGACAACGTGCGCGAGATTCTGTGA
- a CDS encoding oxidoreductase, whose translation MSDWTAADLPSFAGRTVIVTGANSGLGLVTARELARVGATTILAVRNLDKGRAAADSMSGDVEVRRLDLQDLSSVREFADGVDSVDVLVNNAGIMAVPYALTADGFESQIGTNHLGHFALTNLLLPKISDRVVTVSSMMHLFGRINLNDLNWKSRPYLAWPAYGQSKLANLLFTSELQRRLSRAGSPVRAVAAHPGYSATNLQGHSGNPLGEKIARAGNRMATDADFGARQTLYAVARDVAGDSFIGPRFTMFGPTVATWRSPLARNRTTAAQLWTLSEQLTGVEFPP comes from the coding sequence ATGAGCGACTGGACCGCAGCCGACCTGCCCTCGTTCGCCGGACGCACGGTGATCGTGACCGGAGCGAACAGCGGACTGGGCCTGGTGACCGCCCGTGAACTCGCCCGCGTCGGCGCCACCACCATCCTGGCGGTCCGCAATCTCGACAAGGGTCGCGCCGCGGCCGACTCCATGTCCGGTGACGTCGAGGTCCGCCGGCTCGACCTGCAGGACCTGTCGTCGGTGCGCGAGTTCGCCGACGGCGTCGACTCCGTGGACGTGCTGGTCAACAACGCCGGCATCATGGCCGTCCCGTATGCGCTGACCGCAGACGGGTTCGAGAGCCAGATCGGCACCAACCACCTCGGGCATTTCGCGCTGACCAACCTGCTGCTGCCGAAGATCAGCGACCGGGTCGTCACGGTGTCCTCGATGATGCATCTGTTCGGCCGCATCAACCTCAACGACCTGAACTGGAAGTCACGGCCGTATCTGGCCTGGCCCGCGTACGGGCAGTCGAAGCTGGCCAACCTGCTGTTCACCAGCGAACTGCAGCGACGGCTGAGCCGGGCGGGGTCCCCGGTCCGCGCAGTGGCCGCACATCCGGGCTACTCGGCGACCAACCTGCAGGGGCACTCCGGCAACCCGCTCGGCGAGAAGATCGCGCGGGCCGGCAACCGGATGGCCACCGATGCCGACTTCGGCGCCCGCCAGACGCTCTACGCGGTGGCCCGGGACGTCGCCGGGGACAGCTTCATCGGGCCACGCTTCACGATGTTCGGCCCCACCGTCGCGACGTGGCGCAGCCCGCTGGCCCGAAACCGGACCACCGCGGCCCAGCTGTGGACGCTGTCCGAGCAGCTCACAGGCGTCGAGTTCCCGCCCTGA
- a CDS encoding ATP-binding cassette domain-containing protein, whose protein sequence is MPFPPAIEALDLVKRFGDQTAVAGVSFVVPPGTVLGLLGPNGAGKTTTVRMMTTLTEPTSGTARVAGFDVRTHPDEVRRHMGLTGQVATVDELLTGRENIRMIGGLYGIRRRDLMNLGDQLLHQFSLTDAADRPVRSYSGGMRRRLDLAVSLLASPPVLFLDEPTTGLDPRSRSELWDVLRGLVAQGTTLLLTTQYLEEADQLADNIVVIDRGRIIAEGSPLHLKQQAGRASLVVTVADAADLESARGLLARTGAEVYVDAGARRLTATADGLDDMVKVAGWLRDSGITVDDIGLSRPSLDDVFLMLTGHRTDDTEEVGA, encoded by the coding sequence ATGCCTTTTCCTCCGGCGATCGAAGCGCTCGACCTGGTGAAGCGGTTCGGCGACCAGACCGCCGTCGCCGGCGTCAGCTTCGTCGTCCCGCCCGGAACCGTTCTGGGCCTGCTCGGGCCGAACGGCGCCGGGAAGACCACCACGGTGCGCATGATGACGACGCTGACCGAGCCGACCAGCGGCACCGCGCGCGTGGCGGGGTTCGACGTCCGCACCCACCCCGACGAGGTCCGCCGGCACATGGGGCTGACGGGCCAGGTGGCCACCGTCGACGAGCTGCTGACCGGACGGGAGAACATCCGGATGATCGGCGGTCTCTACGGCATCCGGCGCAGAGACCTCATGAACCTGGGTGATCAACTGCTGCACCAGTTCTCGCTCACCGACGCGGCCGACCGGCCGGTCAGGTCCTACTCGGGTGGCATGCGACGGCGCCTGGACCTCGCGGTGAGCCTGCTGGCGTCGCCGCCGGTGCTGTTCCTCGACGAACCCACCACGGGACTGGATCCCCGCAGCCGCAGCGAGCTGTGGGACGTGCTGCGGGGTCTCGTCGCGCAGGGCACCACGCTGCTGCTGACCACGCAGTACCTCGAAGAGGCCGATCAACTCGCCGACAACATCGTGGTGATCGATCGCGGCCGGATCATCGCCGAGGGCTCTCCGCTGCACCTGAAACAGCAGGCGGGACGGGCAAGCCTGGTGGTGACCGTCGCCGACGCGGCGGACCTCGAATCCGCCCGGGGCCTGCTGGCCCGCACCGGCGCCGAGGTCTACGTCGACGCCGGGGCCAGGCGGCTGACGGCGACCGCCGACGGGCTCGACGACATGGTCAAGGTGGCGGGCTGGCTGCGTGACAGCGGGATCACCGTCGACGACATCGGCTTGTCCCGGCCCAGCCTCGACGACGTGTTCCTGATGCTGACCGGGCATCGCACCGACGACACCGAGGAGGTCGGCGCATGA
- a CDS encoding ABC transporter permease, with protein sequence MTAVDSQTHTPVQPRPVPIRPTNLAQQSWIMVKRNMIHTKRMPEMLSDVTAQPIMFVLLFAFVFGASITNTGGASYREFLLPGIQAQTIVFSAFVVASGITADVEKGIIDRFRSLPISRSSVLIGRSIASVIHSSLGALVMALTGLAIGWRIRNGVGEAVLAFALLMLFGFGMIWFGILIGSLMRSVEAVNGVMFTALFPVTFLANTFVPTEPMPHWLRVIAEWNPVSSLAQAMRELWGNGGPAPASAQLPLHYPVASTILWSLALTAVFAPFALYAYKRRTGG encoded by the coding sequence ATGACCGCCGTGGACAGTCAGACACATACCCCGGTGCAACCGCGGCCGGTGCCGATCCGGCCCACCAACCTGGCGCAGCAGTCGTGGATCATGGTGAAGCGCAACATGATCCACACCAAGCGCATGCCCGAGATGCTCAGCGACGTCACGGCGCAGCCGATCATGTTCGTGCTGTTGTTCGCGTTCGTGTTCGGCGCGTCGATCACCAACACCGGGGGAGCGTCCTACCGCGAGTTCCTGCTCCCCGGCATCCAGGCCCAGACCATCGTGTTCTCGGCGTTCGTGGTGGCCTCCGGGATCACCGCCGACGTCGAGAAGGGCATCATCGACCGCTTCCGGTCGCTGCCGATCTCCCGGTCGTCGGTGCTGATCGGGCGCAGCATCGCCAGCGTCATCCACTCGTCGCTCGGCGCACTGGTGATGGCGCTCACCGGCCTCGCGATCGGTTGGCGCATCCGCAACGGGGTCGGGGAGGCCGTGCTCGCGTTCGCCCTGCTGATGCTGTTCGGCTTCGGGATGATCTGGTTCGGCATCCTGATCGGATCACTGATGCGCAGCGTCGAGGCGGTCAACGGGGTGATGTTCACGGCGCTGTTCCCGGTGACGTTCCTGGCCAACACGTTCGTGCCGACCGAGCCGATGCCGCACTGGCTGCGCGTGATCGCCGAATGGAATCCGGTGTCGTCACTGGCCCAGGCGATGCGCGAACTGTGGGGCAACGGCGGACCTGCGCCGGCGAGTGCCCAACTGCCGCTGCACTATCCGGTGGCCTCGACGATCCTGTGGTCGCTGGCGCTCACCGCGGTGTTCGCGCCGTTCGCGCTGTACGCGTACAAGCGCCGAACCGGAGGCTGA
- a CDS encoding ribose-phosphate diphosphokinase, producing the protein MSHDWTDNRKNLMLFSGRAHPELAEQVAKELDVPVTAQTARVFANGEIFVRFDESVRGCDAFVLQSHPAPLNEWIMEQLLMIDALKRGSAKRITAILPFYPYARQDKKHRGREPISARLIADLFKTAGADRIVTVDLHTDQIQGFFDGPVDHMRAQKLLTGYIADNYADHDMVVVSPDSGRVRVAEKWADSLGGVPLAFIHKTRDPLVPNQVKSNRVVGDVRGKTCVITDDMIDTGGTIAGAVRLLKEDGAGDVIIAATHGVLSDPARDRLAESGACEVIVTNTLPISEEKRFPQLTVLSIAPLLANTIRAVFDNGSVTSLFDGSA; encoded by the coding sequence GTGAGCCACGACTGGACCGACAACCGCAAGAACCTGATGCTCTTCTCGGGTCGGGCGCACCCCGAACTCGCCGAGCAGGTCGCCAAGGAGCTCGACGTCCCGGTGACCGCGCAGACGGCCCGGGTCTTTGCCAACGGCGAGATCTTCGTCCGCTTCGACGAGTCGGTGCGCGGCTGCGACGCCTTCGTGCTGCAGAGCCATCCCGCGCCGCTCAACGAGTGGATCATGGAGCAGCTGCTGATGATCGACGCGCTCAAGCGCGGCAGCGCCAAGCGCATCACCGCGATCCTGCCGTTCTATCCGTACGCCCGCCAGGACAAGAAGCACCGCGGCCGCGAGCCCATCTCCGCGCGTCTCATCGCCGACCTGTTCAAGACCGCCGGTGCGGACCGGATCGTGACCGTCGACCTGCACACCGACCAGATCCAGGGCTTCTTCGACGGCCCGGTGGACCACATGCGGGCCCAGAAGCTTCTCACGGGCTACATCGCCGACAACTACGCCGACCACGACATGGTCGTTGTCTCCCCCGACTCCGGCCGCGTCCGCGTCGCCGAGAAGTGGGCCGACTCCCTGGGCGGCGTGCCGCTGGCCTTCATCCACAAGACCCGCGATCCGCTGGTGCCCAACCAGGTCAAGTCCAACCGTGTCGTCGGCGACGTCCGCGGCAAGACATGTGTGATCACCGACGACATGATCGACACCGGCGGCACCATCGCCGGCGCGGTGCGGCTGCTCAAGGAGGACGGCGCCGGCGACGTGATCATCGCCGCGACCCACGGCGTGTTGTCCGACCCGGCCCGCGACCGGCTCGCCGAGTCGGGTGCGTGCGAGGTGATCGTCACCAACACCCTTCCCATCAGCGAAGAGAAGCGTTTCCCGCAGCTGACCGTGCTCTCGATCGCGCCGCTGCTGGCCAACACCATCCGGGCGGTCTTCGACAACGGTTCGGTGACAAGCCTTTTCGACGGATCGGCATAG
- a CDS encoding LpqN/LpqT family lipoprotein, which translates to MTVRLRLTIAFAAALALTGCTTETPDYQSIWSTTSATPTSPSAAADSAEPMSIATFLEQAGVAGQPVAPDKLTDLTVSMPTPKGWEPYRNSNLSPGTRMIAKGETYPTAMLIVFELNGDFDVAQALSHANTDAETSENFTELNTSTADFGGFPSSMIEGSYDLAGTRMHSYNRIVIATGAPPASQRYLVQFTVTGYADKAAEEAPDIEEIIRGFTVKVP; encoded by the coding sequence GTGACGGTGCGCCTCCGGCTGACGATCGCCTTCGCGGCAGCCCTGGCGCTCACCGGATGCACCACGGAAACACCGGATTACCAGTCGATCTGGTCGACGACGAGCGCGACGCCGACCTCCCCGAGCGCGGCCGCCGACTCCGCGGAGCCGATGTCCATCGCGACCTTCCTCGAACAGGCGGGCGTGGCCGGCCAGCCCGTCGCCCCGGACAAGCTGACCGACCTGACGGTCTCGATGCCGACGCCGAAGGGGTGGGAGCCCTACCGCAACAGCAATCTGTCGCCCGGAACCCGGATGATCGCCAAGGGCGAGACCTATCCGACGGCCATGCTGATCGTGTTCGAGCTCAACGGGGACTTCGACGTCGCCCAGGCCCTCAGCCACGCCAACACCGATGCCGAGACGTCGGAGAACTTCACCGAACTCAACACCTCCACCGCCGACTTCGGCGGTTTCCCGTCGTCGATGATCGAAGGCAGCTACGACCTCGCCGGCACCCGCATGCACAGCTACAACCGGATCGTCATCGCCACCGGCGCACCGCCGGCCTCGCAGCGCTACCTCGTCCAGTTCACCGTCACCGGGTACGCCGACAAAGCCGCCGAGGAGGCCCCCGACATCGAGGAGATCATCCGGGGCTTCACCGTCAAGGTGCCCTGA
- the rsmA gene encoding 16S rRNA (adenine(1518)-N(6)/adenine(1519)-N(6))-dimethyltransferase RsmA, giving the protein MTIRLLGRTEIRHLAKSIDFRPRKSFGQNFVHDANTVRRIVSASSVNRSDHVLEVGPGLGSLTLALLDRGARVTAVEIDPVLATQLPTTIAAHSHSEVNRLTVLNRDILTFKQSDMTEMPTALVANLPYNVAVPALLHLLAEFPSIRTVMVMVQAEVAERLAAEPGGKDYGVPSAKVRFFGNVRRYGMVSPTVFWPIPRVYSGLVRIDRYETSPWPTDTEFQEQVFELIDIAFAQRRKTSRNAFAEWAGSGNESASRLLAASIDPSRRGETLSINDFVRLLQRSADWHTVPKADDAGDDADAQAKADDAQVSTL; this is encoded by the coding sequence GTGACAATACGGCTGCTCGGGCGAACTGAAATACGGCACTTGGCGAAGTCGATCGACTTCCGGCCCCGAAAGTCTTTCGGACAGAATTTTGTCCACGATGCGAACACCGTGCGCCGCATCGTGTCGGCGTCCAGCGTGAACCGGTCCGACCATGTACTCGAGGTCGGGCCCGGGCTGGGGTCTCTGACACTCGCCCTGCTCGACCGCGGTGCGCGGGTGACCGCCGTGGAGATCGACCCGGTGCTGGCGACCCAGTTGCCGACGACGATCGCGGCGCATTCGCACAGTGAAGTCAACCGGCTCACCGTGCTCAACCGGGACATCCTGACGTTCAAGCAGTCGGACATGACCGAGATGCCGACGGCACTGGTCGCCAACCTGCCCTACAACGTCGCGGTGCCGGCTTTGCTGCATCTGCTCGCCGAGTTCCCGTCCATCCGGACCGTGATGGTGATGGTTCAGGCCGAGGTCGCCGAGCGCCTCGCCGCCGAGCCCGGCGGCAAGGACTACGGGGTGCCCAGCGCCAAGGTGCGGTTCTTCGGCAACGTGCGCCGCTACGGCATGGTGTCGCCGACGGTCTTCTGGCCGATCCCGCGCGTGTACTCCGGTCTCGTGCGCATCGACCGCTACGAGACCTCTCCGTGGCCGACGGACACCGAGTTCCAGGAGCAGGTCTTCGAACTCATCGACATCGCCTTCGCGCAGCGTCGCAAGACCTCGCGCAACGCGTTCGCCGAGTGGGCGGGTTCCGGAAACGAGTCGGCCAGCCGACTGCTCGCCGCCAGCATCGACCCGTCCCGCCGCGGTGAGACGCTGAGCATCAACGATTTCGTCCGCCTGCTGCAGCGCAGCGCCGACTGGCACACCGTGCCGAAGGCCGACGACGCCGGCGACGACGCCGACGCACAAGCGAAGGCCGACGACGCCCAGGTGTCCACGCTGTAG
- the pth gene encoding aminoacyl-tRNA hydrolase, translating to MAEPVLVVGLGNPGPQYATTRHNIGFMVADVLADRMGETFKVHKKSGAEVTTGRLAGRPVVLAKPRVYMNESGRQVGPLAKFYSIAPTDVVIIHDELDIDFGRIRLKAGGGVAGHNGLRSVGSALSTNDFQRVRVGIGRPPGQKSGASFVLEPFNSRERPELGTIIEQAADATELLIELGIEPAQNTVHAWS from the coding sequence ATGGCCGAACCCGTCCTGGTGGTCGGCCTGGGCAACCCCGGACCGCAGTACGCCACCACCCGGCACAACATCGGGTTCATGGTGGCCGACGTCCTCGCCGACCGCATGGGCGAGACGTTCAAGGTGCACAAGAAATCCGGTGCCGAGGTGACCACCGGACGGCTCGCGGGCCGTCCGGTGGTACTGGCCAAGCCGCGGGTGTACATGAACGAGTCCGGCCGACAGGTCGGCCCACTCGCCAAGTTCTATTCGATCGCCCCCACCGACGTCGTGATCATCCACGACGAGCTCGACATCGACTTCGGCCGTATCCGGCTGAAGGCCGGCGGCGGCGTGGCGGGGCACAACGGGCTGCGGTCGGTCGGATCGGCGTTGAGCACCAACGACTTCCAGCGGGTTCGGGTGGGCATCGGCCGACCGCCGGGACAGAAGTCGGGCGCCAGTTTCGTGCTGGAACCGTTCAACTCGCGGGAGCGCCCGGAGCTGGGCACCATCATCGAGCAGGCCGCCGATGCGACCGAGCTGCTGATCGAGCTCGGGATCGAGCCCGCACAGAACACCGTGCACGCCTGGAGCTGA
- a CDS encoding 4-(cytidine 5'-diphospho)-2-C-methyl-D-erythritol kinase produces the protein MSARDGNTASEWVPTGSVTVRVPGKVNLYLDVGDRRQDGYHELTTVFHAVSLLDEVTVRTADTLSLEHVGEGADSLPTDERNLAWRAAELMAEHVGRAPDVAISIEKTIPVAGGMAGGSADAAAVLVAMNSLWELGVPRRDLHALAAQLGSDVPFALHGGTALGTGRGEELATVLTRNTFHWVLAFSPGGLSTAKVFAEIDRLRAEEDRTLPPRLESPEPVLAALASGDPAQLAPLLGNDLQPAALSLNPALRRTLRAGLDAGALAGLVSGSGPTCAFLCTSAGAAVDIGTDLAGAGVCRTVRVASGPVQGARVVPAPSTAG, from the coding sequence GTGTCCGCGCGCGACGGTAATACGGCATCGGAGTGGGTTCCCACGGGTTCGGTCACCGTCCGCGTGCCCGGCAAGGTCAATCTCTATCTCGACGTCGGTGACCGTCGGCAGGACGGCTACCACGAGCTGACGACCGTCTTCCACGCCGTGTCGCTGCTCGACGAGGTCACGGTGCGGACCGCCGACACGTTGTCGCTGGAGCACGTCGGAGAGGGCGCCGACTCACTCCCGACCGACGAGCGCAATCTCGCCTGGCGCGCCGCGGAACTGATGGCCGAGCATGTCGGCCGCGCGCCCGATGTCGCGATCTCGATCGAGAAGACCATCCCGGTGGCCGGCGGGATGGCGGGCGGCAGTGCCGATGCGGCGGCCGTACTGGTCGCGATGAATTCGCTCTGGGAGCTCGGGGTGCCGCGGCGCGATCTGCATGCGCTCGCCGCCCAGTTGGGTAGCGACGTGCCGTTCGCGCTGCACGGCGGTACGGCGCTGGGCACCGGTCGCGGCGAGGAACTCGCGACGGTGCTGACCCGCAACACGTTCCATTGGGTGCTCGCGTTCTCACCCGGTGGCCTGTCGACCGCCAAGGTCTTCGCCGAGATCGACCGGCTGCGCGCCGAGGAGGACCGCACCCTTCCACCCCGTCTGGAGTCGCCCGAACCCGTCCTGGCGGCGCTGGCGTCCGGTGATCCGGCGCAGCTGGCGCCGCTGCTCGGCAACGATCTGCAGCCGGCGGCGCTGAGCCTCAACCCGGCGCTGCGCCGGACTCTGCGCGCGGGTCTCGACGCCGGCGCGCTGGCTGGTCTGGTCTCCGGATCCGGCCCCACCTGCGCGTTCCTGTGCACGTCGGCCGGCGCCGCCGTCGACATCGGGACCGATCTGGCGGGCGCGGGGGTGTGTCGCACCGTCCGCGTGGCCAGCGGACCGGTGCAGGGCGCGCGGGTCGTACCGGCCCCGTCGACCGCCGGCTGA
- a CDS encoding fatty acyl-AMP ligase, with translation MSRFTEKMYRSAHTTGRGMVTGEPYEPVRHTWSEVHERAKRIAGGLAAAGVGLGDAVGVLAGFPVEIAPTAQGLWMRGASLTMLHQPTPRTDLVMWAEDTMNVIGMIEAKAVIVSEPFLVAIPVLEEKGIKVLTITDLLASEPIEPIEVGEDDLALMQLTSGSTGSPKAVQITHRNIYSNAEAMFIGAQYDVDKDVMVSWLPCFHDMGMVGFLTIPMYFGAELVKVTPMDFLRDTLLWAKLIDKYKGTMTAAPNFAYALFAKRLRRQAKPGEFDLSTLRFALSGAEPVEPADVEDLLDAGKPFGLDPGAILPAYGMAETTLAVSFSPCGAGLTVDEVDADLLAALRRAVPASKGHTKRLAELGPLLTDLEARVIDDHGNLMPPRGVGVIELRGECVTPGYMTMGGFIPAQDEHGWYDTGDLGYITEEGNVVVCGRVKDVIIMAGRNIYPTDIERAAGRVEGVRPGCAVAVRLDAGHSRETFAVAVESNNWQDPVEVRRIEHQVAHEVVAEVDVRPRNVVVLGPGSIPKTSSGKLRRSNSVSLVT, from the coding sequence GTGAGCAGATTCACCGAGAAGATGTACCGCAGTGCCCACACCACGGGCAGGGGGATGGTCACCGGAGAGCCTTACGAGCCGGTCCGTCACACCTGGAGTGAGGTGCACGAGCGGGCAAAGCGCATCGCGGGCGGCCTGGCCGCCGCGGGCGTGGGTCTCGGTGACGCCGTCGGCGTCCTGGCGGGCTTCCCGGTCGAGATCGCCCCGACGGCCCAGGGGCTGTGGATGCGCGGCGCCAGCCTGACGATGCTCCACCAGCCCACCCCGCGCACCGATCTGGTGATGTGGGCCGAGGACACCATGAACGTGATCGGCATGATCGAGGCCAAGGCAGTGATCGTGTCCGAGCCCTTCCTCGTCGCGATCCCGGTGCTCGAGGAGAAGGGCATCAAGGTCCTCACCATCACCGATCTGCTGGCCTCCGAGCCGATCGAGCCGATCGAGGTCGGCGAGGACGACCTTGCGCTGATGCAGCTGACGTCGGGATCGACCGGTTCTCCCAAAGCCGTGCAGATCACCCACCGCAACATCTACTCCAATGCCGAGGCGATGTTCATCGGCGCGCAATACGACGTCGACAAAGACGTCATGGTCAGCTGGCTGCCGTGTTTCCACGACATGGGCATGGTGGGCTTTTTGACCATCCCGATGTACTTCGGCGCGGAATTGGTCAAGGTCACGCCGATGGACTTCCTGCGCGACACGCTGCTGTGGGCCAAGCTCATCGACAAGTACAAGGGCACGATGACCGCGGCCCCGAACTTCGCCTACGCGCTGTTCGCCAAGCGGCTGCGCCGCCAGGCCAAGCCGGGCGAGTTCGACCTGTCGACGCTGCGCTTCGCGCTGTCGGGCGCCGAGCCCGTCGAGCCCGCCGACGTCGAGGACCTGCTCGACGCCGGTAAGCCGTTCGGACTCGATCCCGGCGCGATCCTGCCGGCCTACGGCATGGCCGAGACGACGCTGGCCGTGTCGTTCTCGCCGTGCGGTGCGGGCCTGACGGTCGACGAGGTCGACGCCGATCTGCTCGCCGCGCTGCGTCGCGCAGTGCCGGCGTCCAAGGGGCACACCAAGCGTCTCGCCGAGCTGGGCCCGCTGCTCACCGATCTGGAAGCCCGCGTCATCGACGACCACGGCAACCTGATGCCGCCGCGCGGCGTCGGCGTCATCGAACTGCGCGGGGAGTGTGTCACCCCCGGCTACATGACCATGGGCGGCTTCATCCCGGCGCAGGACGAGCACGGCTGGTACGACACCGGCGACCTCGGCTACATCACCGAGGAAGGCAATGTCGTGGTCTGCGGCCGCGTCAAGGACGTCATCATCATGGCGGGGCGCAACATCTACCCGACCGACATCGAGCGGGCCGCCGGTCGTGTCGAGGGCGTGCGCCCGGGCTGTGCCGTCGCGGTGCGTCTCGACGCGGGCCATTCGCGGGAGACGTTCGCCGTCGCGGTCGAGTCCAACAACTGGCAGGACCCGGTCGAGGTGCGCCGCATCGAGCATCAGGTCGCGCACGAGGTCGTCGCGGAGGTCGATGTCCGGCCGCGCAACGTCGTCGTGCTGGGCCCGGGCAGCATCCCGAAGACCTCGTCGGGCAAGCTGCGCCGCTCGAACTCGGTCTCGCTCGTCACCTAA
- a CDS encoding 50S ribosomal protein L25/general stress protein Ctc: MAKNAPNNLTAQVRSTTGKGASRRARREGRVPVVLYGHGTDPQHLELDGRDFAAVLRHAGTNAVLTLDIDGTEQLALTKAIEIHPIRRNIQHADLLVVRKGEKVTVEVTVIVEGEAAPGTLVTQDANVVEIEADVQSIPEQFTVSVEGAEEGTQILAGQIELPSGVTLIADPETLVVNVVAAPTAEDLESEGGGESAEEAAEGADEAAEGEGASEGEAAAESE; the protein is encoded by the coding sequence ATGGCGAAGAACGCCCCCAACAATCTGACCGCGCAGGTCCGCAGCACGACCGGCAAGGGCGCCTCGCGCCGCGCCCGCCGCGAAGGCCGCGTCCCCGTGGTGCTGTACGGCCACGGCACCGACCCCCAGCACCTGGAGCTCGACGGCCGCGACTTCGCCGCCGTACTCCGTCACGCCGGCACCAACGCCGTGCTGACCCTCGACATCGACGGCACCGAGCAGCTCGCGCTGACCAAGGCGATCGAGATCCACCCGATCCGCCGCAACATCCAGCACGCCGACCTGCTGGTCGTGCGCAAGGGCGAGAAGGTCACCGTCGAGGTCACCGTCATCGTCGAGGGTGAGGCCGCACCCGGCACGCTCGTCACCCAGGACGCCAACGTGGTCGAGATCGAGGCCGACGTGCAGTCGATCCCCGAGCAGTTCACCGTGTCGGTCGAGGGCGCCGAAGAGGGCACCCAGATCCTGGCCGGCCAGATCGAGCTGCCCAGCGGCGTGACGCTGATCGCGGACCCGGAGACGCTGGTCGTCAACGTCGTCGCGGCCCCGACCGCTGAGGACCTGGAGTCCGAGGGCGGCGGCGAATCGGCCGAGGAGGCCGCCGAGGGCGCCGACGAAGCCGCCGAGGGCGAGGGCGCGTCCGAGGGCGAAGCCGCCGCCGAGTCCGAGTAG